The following are encoded together in the Choloepus didactylus isolate mChoDid1 chromosome 7, mChoDid1.pri, whole genome shotgun sequence genome:
- the TRIM27 gene encoding zinc finger protein RFP: protein MASGSVAECLQQETTCPVCLQYFVEPMMLDCGHNICCACLARCWGAAETNVSCPQCRETFPQRHMRPNRHLANVTQLVKQLRTERPSGPGGEMGVCEKHREPLKLYCEEDQMPICVVCDRSREHRGHSVLPLEEAVEGFKEQIQNQLDHLKRVKDLKKRRRAQGEQARAELLSLTQMEREKIVWEFEQLYHSLKEHEYRLLARLEELDLAIYNSINGAITQFSCNISHLSGLIAQLEEKQQQPTRELLQDIGDTLSRAERIRIPEPWITPPDLQEKIHIFAQKCLFLTESLKQFTEKMQSDMEKIQELREAQLYSVDVTLDPDTAYPSLILSDNLRQVRYSYLQQDLPDNPERFNLFPCVLGSPCFVAGRHYWEVEVGDKAKWTIGVCEDSVCRKGGVTSAPQNGFWAVSLWYGKEYWALTSPMTALPLRTPLQRVGIFLDYDAGEVSFYNVTERCHTFTFSHATFCGPVRPYFSLSYSGGKSAAPLVICPMSGIDGFSGHVGNHGHSMETSP from the exons ATGGCCTCCGGGAGCGTGGCCGAGTGCCTGCAGCAGGAGACCACCTGCCCCGTGTGCCTGCAGTACTTCGTCGAGCCCATGATGCTCGATTGCGGCCACAACATCTGTTGCGCGTGCCTCGCCCGCTGCTGGGGCGCGGCCGAGACCAATGTGTCGTGTCCGCAGTGCCGGGAGACCTTCCCGCAGCGGCACATGCGGCCCAACCGGCACCTGGCAAACGTGACCCAGTTGGTGAAGCAGCTGCGCACCGAGCGGCCGTCCGGGCCGGGCGGCGAGATGGGCGTGTGCGAGAAGCATCGCGAGCCCCTGAAGCTGTACTGCGAGGAGGACCAGATGCCCATCTGCGTGGTGTGCGACCGCTCCCGCGAGCACCGCGGCCACAGCGTGCTGCCGCTCGAGGAGGCGGTGGAGGGCTTCAAG GAGCAAATCCAGAATCAACTGGACCACCTAAAAAGAGTGAAAGACTTAAAGAAGAGGCGGCGGGCACAAGGGGAGCAGGCACGAGCTGAACTCTTG AGCCTGACCCAGATGGAGAGGGAGAAGATTGTTTGGGAATTTGAGCAGCTGTATCATTCCTTGAAGGAGCATGAGTATCGCCTCCTGGCCCGCCTCGAGGAGCTAGACTTGGCCATCTACAACAGCATCAATGGCGCCATCACGCAGTTCTCCTGCAACATCTCCCACCTCAGTGGCCTGATTGCTCAGCtggaggagaagcagcagcagcccaCCAGGGAGCTCCTGCAG GACATCGGGGACACATTGAGCAG ggCTGAAAGAATCAGAATCCCTGAACCCTGGATCACACCTCCAGATTTGCAAGAGAAAATCCACATTTTTGCCCAAAAATGTCTGTTCTTGACTGAGAGTCTGAAGCAATTCACAG AAAAAATGCAGTCAGATATGGAGAAAATCCAAG aattgAGAGAGGCTCAGTTATACTCAG TGGACGTAACTCTGGACCCAGACACGGCCTACCCCAGCCTGATCCTCTCCGATAATCTGCGGCAAGTGCGGTACAGTTACCTCCAGCAGGACCTGCCTGACAACCCTGAGCGGTTCAATCTTTTCCCCTGTGTCTTGGGCTCTCCGTGCTTCGTCGCTGGGAGACATTATTGGGAGGTAGAGGTAGGAGATAAGGCCAAGTGGACCATAGGTGTCTGTGAAGACTCGGTGTGCAGAAAAGGTGGAGTAACCTCGGCTCCCCAGAATGGATTCTGGGCTGTGTCTTTGTGGTACGGGAAAGAATACTGGGCTCTTACCTCCCCAATGACTGCCCTCCCCCTGCGGACCCCTCTCCAGCGGGTGGGGATTTTCTTGGACTATGATGCTGGAGAGGTCTCCTTCTACAACGTGACAGAGAGGTGTCACACCTTCACTTTTTCTCATGCTACCTTCTGTGGGCCTGTCCGGCCCTACTTCAGTCTGAGTTACTCGGGAGGGAAGAGTGCAGCTCCTCTGGTCATCTGCCCCATGAGTGGGATTGATGGGTTTTCTGGCCATGTGGGAAATCATGGTCATTCCATGGAAACCTCCCCTTGA